In Fibrobacter sp. UWH6, the following are encoded in one genomic region:
- a CDS encoding DUF3791 domain-containing protein codes for MAVKCMSHDLDYRKTHLAVAAIENAALKLGVDSADLFARLQKYGIVKDGLFSFYEELHTQSLDWVSDFIIESLQNREAREV; via the coding sequence ATGGCCGTTAAATGCATGTCACATGACTTGGATTACCGAAAGACGCACCTTGCTGTTGCTGCTATTGAAAATGCAGCGTTAAAGCTTGGTGTTGATTCTGCAGATTTGTTTGCTCGTCTGCAGAAGTACGGAATCGTGAAAGACGGCCTGTTTTCATTTTATGAGGAACTGCATACGCAGAGCCTTGATTGGGTCTCCGACTTTATTATTGAATCCTTGCAAAACCGGGAGGCCAGGGAAGTATGA